Proteins found in one Bacillus marinisedimentorum genomic segment:
- the hflC gene encoding protease modulator HflC, which translates to MADDKIINMSEKRYDGDWRNFVKGGIFLIILIIIIGIIIANMFIVKEGEYRVVRQFGEVVRIESTPGLNFKIPFVQSVSTLNKKQMIYDVEEAEINTRDKKRMIIDNYAVWKIDEPKKMISNARTVENAEAKMAEFIFSVVRAELGQLNYDEIINDEKSSRGSLNDRVKDRVNKMLARDNYGISVIDVRMKRIDLPDENEQSVFKRMISERESKAQEYLSMGDAQKNRVIAKTDQEVTEMLAKAEAQAETIRAEGEGEAAKIYNSAYGKDPTFYGFYRTLESYKTTIDGQTMIILPADSPYASLLMGGVEEDEE; encoded by the coding sequence ATGGCAGATGATAAAATCATTAACATGAGTGAGAAAAGGTATGACGGAGATTGGCGTAATTTTGTTAAAGGCGGAATCTTCCTTATCATTTTGATCATTATCATCGGCATCATCATTGCCAATATGTTTATCGTCAAAGAAGGGGAGTACAGGGTAGTGCGGCAATTCGGCGAAGTGGTGCGTATCGAATCGACACCAGGCCTGAATTTCAAAATCCCATTCGTCCAATCAGTATCCACGCTGAACAAAAAGCAAATGATTTATGATGTCGAAGAAGCTGAAATCAACACCCGTGATAAAAAGCGGATGATTATCGATAACTATGCGGTATGGAAAATTGATGAGCCGAAGAAAATGATATCTAATGCCAGGACAGTCGAAAATGCGGAGGCTAAAATGGCCGAATTTATTTTCTCCGTTGTCCGTGCCGAGCTTGGCCAATTAAACTACGACGAAATCATCAATGATGAAAAGTCGTCACGCGGAAGCCTGAATGACAGGGTGAAAGACCGGGTCAACAAGATGCTGGCCCGTGACAACTACGGCATATCCGTTATCGATGTCAGAATGAAGCGGATTGACCTGCCGGATGAAAATGAACAATCCGTATTCAAGCGGATGATTTCAGAACGTGAATCCAAGGCCCAGGAATACCTGTCAATGGGTGATGCCCAAAAGAACCGCGTCATCGCCAAAACGGACCAAGAAGTGACCGAAATGCTCGCGAAGGCAGAAGCACAGGCAGAAACTATCCGTGCTGAAGGTGAAGGGGAAGCTGCTAAAATCTATAATAGCGCGTACGGAAAAGATCCGACTTTTTACGGATTTTACCGTACACTTGAGTCGTACAAAACGACAATTGACGGCCAGACGATGATCATATTGCCTGCCGACTCTCCATATGCGTCACTGCTTATGGGCGGTGTGGAGGAAGACGAAGAATAA
- the hflK gene encoding FtsH protease activity modulator HflK: MFTMKRLFAIAGLVVLIVIAGIVGLTSWYTVDESEQAVILTFGEVQEGISQPGLHFKLPWPLQTVETLSKETFSLQFGYEEEDGKVVREYPEDTKMITGDENIVMADLVVQWKIVEPEKFLFAADDPRQVLYNATSSSLRGIIGSSKIDEALTTGKADIEKEVYELLTNLIEKYDLGVSILAVKLQDVELPNKEVRTAFTKVTDARETMNTKVNEAQKYANKRNEEAQGEKDAIISRAEGDKAARIEKARGDVAKFNALYTEYQNNEDVTERRLILETLDQVLPNAELYIMREDGNTVKYLPLRPLDSQQQAPVPREEEEEEGDGNGR; the protein is encoded by the coding sequence ATGTTTACCATGAAGCGCTTGTTTGCCATTGCCGGACTTGTCGTTCTTATTGTAATAGCCGGTATAGTGGGACTGACAAGCTGGTACACCGTAGATGAGTCTGAACAGGCGGTTATTCTCACGTTTGGTGAAGTTCAGGAAGGGATCAGTCAACCCGGTCTGCACTTTAAGCTGCCGTGGCCGTTACAGACCGTTGAAACTCTGTCAAAAGAAACATTCAGCCTGCAATTCGGCTATGAAGAGGAAGATGGGAAAGTCGTAAGGGAATATCCAGAAGATACGAAAATGATCACCGGCGATGAGAACATTGTCATGGCCGACCTGGTCGTCCAGTGGAAGATCGTAGAACCGGAAAAGTTTTTATTTGCAGCAGACGATCCGCGGCAAGTTTTATACAATGCCACGTCTTCATCATTAAGGGGCATTATCGGAAGCTCTAAAATAGATGAAGCGCTGACTACTGGAAAGGCGGATATCGAGAAGGAAGTCTATGAACTGCTGACCAATCTCATTGAGAAGTATGACCTTGGCGTTTCAATTCTTGCAGTCAAGCTTCAGGACGTCGAACTTCCGAACAAGGAAGTCAGGACAGCGTTCACGAAAGTTACCGATGCGCGGGAAACGATGAATACGAAAGTCAATGAAGCCCAGAAGTATGCGAATAAACGGAACGAGGAAGCGCAAGGTGAGAAGGACGCTATCATTTCACGGGCTGAAGGGGATAAGGCAGCCCGTATTGAAAAGGCACGTGGGGATGTAGCGAAATTCAATGCACTTTACACCGAATATCAGAACAATGAAGACGTCACCGAGAGACGTCTCATTCTCGAAACGCTTGATCAAGTCCTTCCAAATGCAGAACTGTATATTATGAGGGAAGACGGGAATACGGTGAAGTATTTGCCGCTCCGTCCGCTTGACTCGCAGCAGCAGGCTCCGGTACCGCGTGAAGAGGAAGAGGAAGAAGGTGACGGCAATGGCAGATGA
- the pnpS gene encoding two-component system histidine kinase PnpS, giving the protein MNNRFKNRLVTALGLLIVIVLAGLIFLLGELFKSFYINTFTERMEREASLISSLVDENGAGNLDSKLETYSGNLGVSITIIGPDGDIMASSETAVDEVLLEMEEFREIIHDGNARFESFSVISEENGMFYYAYPILKEQSLENYVVLGLAAASFENFTNKIWGILISSLGLAFIIIFTTGYRITKRYTEPIESAANVAMELARGNYSARTYEDKYTETSMLSRSVNILAVNLQKMTTAREMQQSRLKAIIDSMGSGLLLIDERGYINLVNRVYQELFEIKSKDLVYQLYYEAIPYKEIGTIVEDVFLTEDRVRKQMTIPLNIEQRNFEVYGAPIMGANQEWKGVLLVFHDITELKRLEQMRKDFVANVSHELRTPITSIRGFSETLLDGALNDPEATRQFLTIIHKESERLQNLINDLLDLSKIEQQQFKLVTSEVDIVELLREVILIVDSKAREKGIDLQFNDTSGQILITGDVHRLKQVFINLISNGINYTRPGGKVEVTAAEKNGMVEVVVADTGIGISEEEFPRIFERFYRVDKARSRNSGGTGLGLAIVKHLVEAHEGKITVESSPGKGTAFTVHLKK; this is encoded by the coding sequence ATGAATAACCGGTTTAAAAACCGTCTGGTTACAGCTCTTGGCCTGTTGATCGTGATTGTCCTGGCCGGACTGATTTTTCTCCTTGGTGAGCTGTTCAAGAGCTTCTATATCAACACATTTACAGAACGGATGGAAAGGGAGGCGAGCTTAATATCCTCCCTTGTTGATGAAAATGGTGCCGGGAATCTGGATTCAAAACTTGAAACATACAGCGGAAATCTTGGAGTCAGTATAACAATCATTGGTCCTGATGGTGACATTATGGCAAGCTCAGAAACAGCAGTTGATGAAGTCTTGCTTGAAATGGAAGAATTCAGAGAGATTATACATGACGGCAATGCCCGATTTGAATCGTTTTCTGTCATTAGTGAAGAAAACGGGATGTTTTACTATGCTTATCCGATTTTAAAAGAACAATCCCTTGAAAATTATGTTGTATTGGGCCTTGCTGCTGCTTCATTTGAAAATTTCACAAATAAAATATGGGGAATCCTCATATCAAGTCTGGGGCTTGCATTTATTATCATTTTCACTACAGGATACCGTATCACGAAGCGGTATACTGAACCGATAGAGTCCGCAGCCAATGTAGCGATGGAGCTTGCCCGGGGGAATTACAGTGCAAGGACATATGAGGATAAATATACCGAAACAAGCATGCTGAGCAGGTCGGTCAATATTTTGGCTGTTAATCTTCAAAAAATGACCACTGCCCGGGAAATGCAGCAAAGCCGGTTAAAAGCGATTATCGACTCAATGGGAAGCGGGCTGCTTTTAATTGATGAACGGGGGTACATTAACCTGGTAAACCGTGTATACCAGGAACTTTTTGAAATCAAATCGAAAGATCTGGTCTATCAATTATATTATGAAGCAATTCCATATAAAGAAATTGGCACGATTGTCGAGGATGTTTTCTTGACTGAAGACCGTGTGAGGAAGCAAATGACGATTCCGCTTAATATAGAGCAGAGGAACTTTGAAGTGTACGGGGCGCCGATTATGGGAGCGAATCAGGAATGGAAAGGGGTTCTCCTCGTATTTCATGATATAACTGAGTTGAAGCGCCTTGAGCAGATGCGTAAGGACTTCGTAGCAAATGTATCTCATGAACTCCGGACACCTATCACTTCTATCCGCGGGTTCAGTGAAACGCTGCTTGACGGGGCGTTGAATGATCCTGAAGCAACCAGGCAGTTTTTGACGATCATCCATAAAGAAAGTGAACGCCTCCAAAATCTGATAAATGATTTGCTTGATCTGTCCAAAATCGAACAGCAGCAATTCAAGCTTGTAACATCGGAAGTGGATATTGTGGAATTGCTTCGTGAAGTTATTCTGATTGTCGATTCGAAAGCAAGGGAAAAAGGCATTGACCTGCAGTTTAATGACACCAGCGGGCAAATCCTCATTACCGGGGATGTACACAGGCTAAAGCAGGTTTTCATCAACCTCATCAGCAACGGAATCAATTATACCCGTCCAGGGGGAAAAGTTGAAGTGACTGCCGCTGAGAAAAACGGCATGGTTGAAGTTGTTGTTGCGGATACAGGAATTGGCATATCAGAGGAAGAATTTCCACGCATTTTTGAAAGGTTTTACCGGGTGGATAAGGCGCGCAGCAGAAACTCGGGCGGAACCGGGCTTGGCCTTGCGATTGTCAAGCATCTCGTTGAAGCACATGAAGGGAAAATCACTGTGGAAAGTTCCCCGGGCAAGGGCACAGCATTCACCGTACACCTGAAAAAATAA
- a CDS encoding response regulator transcription factor — MHKKLLVVDDEESIVTLLQYNLEQAGYEVETAYDGQQALEYALKNDYDLIVLDLMLPQMDGMDVLKSLRQQKIDTPVLMLTAKDDEFDKVLGLELGADDYMTKPFSPREVTARVKAILRRIQPARETAGGTGEPRKNEEDIRIGSLRVLPEFYEAYSGEDQLELTPKEFELLVYLARNLGRVLSRDQLLSSVWNYDFAGDTRIVDVHISHLREKIEPNSRKPVYIKTIRGLGYKMEEPKEHE; from the coding sequence ATGCACAAAAAGTTACTGGTTGTTGACGATGAAGAATCAATTGTCACCCTGCTGCAGTATAATTTGGAACAGGCGGGTTACGAAGTTGAAACGGCGTATGATGGGCAGCAGGCCCTTGAGTATGCCTTGAAAAATGATTATGATTTGATTGTGCTTGATTTGATGCTTCCCCAGATGGACGGGATGGATGTTCTGAAAAGCCTTCGCCAGCAGAAGATAGATACACCGGTCCTTATGCTTACCGCAAAGGACGATGAATTTGATAAAGTGCTGGGTCTCGAACTGGGAGCGGATGACTATATGACGAAGCCATTCAGTCCGCGTGAGGTTACAGCAAGGGTGAAGGCGATTTTAAGGCGCATTCAGCCTGCAAGGGAAACTGCCGGGGGGACCGGGGAACCAAGAAAAAACGAAGAAGACATCCGGATCGGTTCATTGCGCGTGCTGCCTGAGTTTTATGAAGCGTATTCGGGAGAAGATCAGCTGGAACTGACGCCGAAAGAGTTTGAACTTCTCGTGTATCTGGCCCGTAACCTGGGCCGGGTGCTGAGCAGGGACCAGTTGTTGAGTTCCGTCTGGAATTATGACTTTGCAGGGGATACCCGGATCGTTGATGTGCATATAAGCCATCTCAGGGAGAAAATCGAACCAAACTCACGTAAGCCGGTATACATAAAGACCATCAGGGGACTCGGTTATAAGATGGAAGAGCCGAAGGAACATGAATAA
- a CDS encoding MaoC/PaaZ C-terminal domain-containing protein, translated as MLLGKKRKLGRSIDRISIGEKLTLTEKIEDKDLLLYLGLTNDANPLYIQHDYASQTPYEKPIVPAAMLTGIVTSAISKYLPGPGSHVLKQNLSFPKPVYHYALMELHFEVKDIRHPEHLIVLSVNAVDEEGDTVLEGEMDVCPPYRLKSLNTATMDNF; from the coding sequence ATGTTACTTGGAAAAAAAAGAAAGCTGGGGAGAAGTATAGACCGTATTTCGATTGGGGAAAAACTTACGCTAACGGAAAAGATAGAAGACAAGGATTTGCTTTTATATCTCGGATTGACAAATGATGCGAATCCGCTGTACATCCAGCATGACTATGCATCACAGACGCCGTACGAGAAGCCGATTGTTCCGGCCGCGATGCTGACCGGCATCGTGACGTCAGCTATTTCAAAGTATCTTCCGGGACCGGGGAGCCATGTGCTGAAGCAGAACCTTTCTTTTCCAAAGCCGGTTTACCACTATGCTCTAATGGAATTGCACTTCGAAGTGAAAGATATCCGCCACCCGGAGCATCTCATCGTTTTATCTGTTAATGCAGTTGATGAAGAAGGAGATACAGTGCTTGAAGGAGAAATGGATGTTTGTCCTCCGTACCGCCTGAAATCATTGAACACAGCTACAATGGATAACTTTTAA
- the mdh gene encoding malate dehydrogenase: MSIKRRKVSVIGGGFTGATTALMIAQKELADVVLVDIPDMENPTKGKALDMLEASPVQGFDANVTGTADYADTAGSDIVVITAGIARKPGMSRDDLVSTNAKIMKSVTQEIVKHSPDCYIIVLTNPVDAMTYTVFKESGFPKNRVIGQSGVLDTARFRTFIAQELNLSVKDVTGFVLGGHGDDMVPLVRYSYAGGIPLEKLIPSERLDEIVERTRKGGGEIVNLLGNGSAYYAPAASLVQMVEAVLKDQRRVLPAIAYLEGEYGHEGIYLGVPTILGGDGLEEIIELDLLEDEKAALSKSVDSVKNVMKVLNQ, translated from the coding sequence ATGAGTATCAAACGAAGAAAAGTATCAGTTATCGGCGGCGGTTTCACAGGGGCTACAACTGCACTAATGATTGCTCAAAAAGAATTGGCTGATGTCGTGCTGGTTGATATCCCTGATATGGAAAATCCGACAAAAGGCAAAGCGCTGGATATGCTCGAAGCAAGCCCGGTACAGGGGTTTGATGCAAATGTTACCGGTACGGCTGACTATGCGGACACAGCCGGTTCGGATATTGTCGTGATAACAGCGGGGATTGCCAGAAAGCCAGGCATGAGCCGTGATGACCTTGTATCAACAAACGCGAAAATCATGAAGAGTGTCACACAGGAAATTGTAAAACACTCTCCTGATTGTTATATTATCGTTTTGACAAATCCTGTTGATGCAATGACTTATACTGTTTTCAAAGAATCCGGCTTCCCGAAAAACCGGGTAATCGGCCAATCAGGTGTGCTTGATACTGCCCGTTTCCGTACATTTATCGCACAGGAGCTCAATCTGTCAGTCAAAGATGTGACAGGCTTTGTCCTTGGCGGCCATGGTGATGATATGGTGCCGCTCGTGCGTTATTCCTATGCAGGCGGGATCCCGCTTGAAAAGTTGATTCCAAGTGAACGCCTTGATGAAATTGTGGAACGCACCCGCAAAGGCGGAGGTGAAATTGTAAACCTGCTGGGTAACGGCAGCGCATATTATGCTCCAGCTGCATCTCTCGTTCAGATGGTTGAAGCGGTCCTTAAAGATCAGCGCCGTGTCCTTCCAGCGATCGCTTACCTTGAAGGGGAATACGGTCATGAAGGGATTTATCTCGGTGTTCCGACCATTCTAGGCGGGGACGGACTTGAAGAAATCATTGAGCTTGACCTTCTGGAAGATGAGAAAGCTGCTCTTTCCAAGTCTGTTGATTCCGTCAAAAACGTCATGAAAGTACTTAACCAATAA
- the icd gene encoding NADP-dependent isocitrate dehydrogenase, translating into MANGEKISVSNGVLNVPNNPIIPFIEGDGTGPDIWAAASRVLEAAVDKAYNGEKSIAWKEVYAGEKAYNKTGEWLPEETLDVIREYIIAIKGPLTTPVGGGIRSLNVALRQELDLFTCLRPVRYFTGVPSPVKKPEDTDMVIFRENTEDIYAGIEYQKGTPDVKKVIDFLQNEMGVKNIRFPETSGIGIKPVSEEGTKRLVRAAINYAITEGRKSVTLVHKGNIMKFTEGAFKNWGYEVAQEEFGDKVFTWAEYDRIVEDKGRDAANLAQEEAEKAGKIIVKDAIADIFLQQILTRPREFDVVATMNLNGDYISDALAAQVGGIGIAPGANINYETGHAIFEATHGTAPKYAGLDKVNPSSVILSGVLMLEHLGWYEAAQKVIKSMEKTIASKVVTYDFARLMEGATEVKASEFGDELIKNMD; encoded by the coding sequence TTGGCAAACGGAGAAAAAATTTCAGTCAGCAATGGAGTCCTTAATGTTCCGAATAACCCGATCATCCCATTTATCGAAGGCGACGGTACAGGACCTGATATTTGGGCAGCTGCATCACGTGTGCTTGAAGCAGCGGTAGATAAAGCATATAACGGCGAAAAAAGCATTGCCTGGAAAGAAGTATATGCAGGAGAAAAAGCGTATAACAAAACCGGTGAGTGGCTGCCTGAGGAAACACTTGATGTAATAAGGGAATACATAATCGCTATCAAAGGTCCGCTGACAACACCGGTGGGCGGCGGAATCCGTTCTTTGAACGTGGCACTCCGCCAGGAGCTTGACCTGTTCACATGCCTGCGCCCTGTCCGTTATTTCACAGGTGTGCCTTCACCGGTCAAGAAACCTGAAGACACGGATATGGTTATTTTCCGTGAAAACACAGAAGATATTTACGCTGGTATCGAGTACCAGAAAGGCACACCTGATGTCAAAAAGGTGATTGACTTCCTGCAAAACGAAATGGGTGTTAAAAACATCCGCTTCCCTGAAACATCCGGTATCGGCATCAAGCCTGTATCTGAAGAAGGAACGAAGCGCCTTGTCCGTGCAGCGATCAATTATGCGATCACTGAAGGACGAAAGAGCGTTACGCTTGTCCATAAAGGAAACATCATGAAATTCACAGAAGGCGCATTTAAAAACTGGGGTTATGAAGTGGCGCAGGAAGAGTTTGGCGATAAAGTGTTCACTTGGGCAGAATATGACCGTATCGTAGAGGATAAAGGGCGAGACGCTGCAAACCTTGCCCAGGAAGAAGCTGAGAAGGCAGGCAAAATCATTGTTAAAGATGCCATCGCGGACATCTTCCTGCAGCAAATCCTGACACGTCCGCGTGAATTTGATGTTGTGGCGACCATGAACCTTAACGGTGACTACATTTCAGATGCACTTGCAGCTCAGGTCGGCGGTATCGGCATCGCCCCTGGAGCTAACATCAATTATGAAACAGGCCATGCGATCTTCGAAGCAACACACGGCACTGCACCGAAATATGCAGGCCTTGATAAAGTAAATCCATCCTCAGTCATCTTGTCAGGCGTCCTGATGCTCGAGCACCTTGGCTGGTATGAAGCCGCACAAAAAGTAATCAAATCCATGGAAAAAACTATTGCAAGCAAAGTTGTGACGTATGACTTCGCCCGTTTAATGGAAGGGGCAACAGAAGTAAAAGCTTCCGAATTTGGAGACGAATTGATCAAAAACATGGATTAA
- the citZ gene encoding citrate synthase, with protein sequence MTVTRGLEGVVATTSSISSIIDDQLTYVGYNIDDLAENASFEEVIYLLWNRKLPNRSELDELKKELMDNMAVPQEVINHFKSYDVTKVHPMAALRTAVSMLGLFDEEADVMDEQANYRKAIRLQAKIPTIVTAFSRIRAGEEPIGPRSDYSFAANFLYMLTGEEPADIAVEAFNKALVLHADHELNASTFTGRVAVATLSDVYSGVTAAIGALKGPLHGGANERVMKMLTEIGSVDNAGPYIQNKLDNKEKIMGFGHRVYQNGDPRAKHLKKMSKELGELNGDTKWYDMSVKVEELVTGQKNLPPNVDFFSASTYHMLGIDHDLFTPIFAISRVSGWLAHILEQYENNRLIRPRAEYTGPGHQKYVPMDQRG encoded by the coding sequence ATGACAGTAACACGTGGACTAGAAGGGGTAGTTGCAACAACTTCATCAATCAGCTCAATTATCGATGACCAGCTTACATATGTAGGCTATAACATTGATGACCTGGCGGAAAATGCAAGCTTTGAAGAAGTCATCTACTTGCTCTGGAACAGAAAGCTTCCGAACAGGTCCGAATTGGACGAGCTGAAAAAAGAGCTAATGGATAACATGGCTGTTCCTCAGGAAGTCATCAATCATTTCAAATCTTATGATGTAACAAAAGTCCACCCTATGGCTGCATTGCGGACAGCCGTATCGATGCTTGGCCTGTTTGATGAAGAGGCTGATGTAATGGACGAGCAGGCAAACTACCGGAAAGCGATTCGCCTGCAGGCGAAAATACCTACTATTGTTACCGCTTTCTCAAGGATCCGTGCGGGGGAAGAGCCGATTGGGCCGCGCAGCGACTATAGTTTTGCGGCAAACTTCCTGTATATGCTGACAGGGGAAGAGCCTGCGGATATCGCTGTTGAAGCATTCAATAAAGCGCTTGTCCTGCATGCCGACCATGAGCTGAACGCATCGACATTTACAGGCCGTGTCGCAGTTGCCACCCTTTCTGATGTTTATTCAGGTGTCACAGCGGCTATCGGCGCACTGAAAGGACCTCTGCACGGGGGTGCAAATGAGCGTGTCATGAAGATGCTCACTGAAATCGGTTCCGTGGACAATGCAGGGCCTTATATTCAGAACAAGCTTGACAATAAAGAAAAAATCATGGGCTTCGGCCACCGTGTTTACCAGAATGGCGACCCGCGCGCCAAGCATTTAAAGAAAATGTCCAAAGAACTTGGCGAACTGAACGGCGACACCAAATGGTATGACATGTCAGTGAAGGTGGAAGAGCTCGTTACCGGCCAGAAGAACCTGCCGCCGAATGTCGACTTCTTTTCTGCATCAACTTACCATATGCTCGGCATCGACCATGACCTGTTCACGCCGATTTTTGCGATCAGCCGTGTTTCAGGCTGGCTTGCCCACATCCTGGAACAGTATGAAAATAACCGCCTGATCCGTCCTCGTGCTGAATATACCGGCCCGGGACATCAGAAGTATGTACCGATGGATCAGAGAGGCTAA
- a CDS encoding DUF441 domain-containing protein, giving the protein MFSQATLFLIILLIIGLIAKNQSLVIAIAVLLGLKATGLDVKTFPYIQTKGIFWGVTVITIAVLVPIATGEIGFKQLGEALKSYYAWIALASGIFVAMIAKNGLELLANDPHITAALVFGTILAVALFQGVAVGPLIGAGIAYMAMKIVEIFS; this is encoded by the coding sequence TTGTTTTCACAGGCAACGTTATTTTTAATTATATTGCTCATTATTGGATTAATTGCCAAAAATCAGTCGCTCGTTATTGCAATAGCAGTCCTGCTGGGTCTTAAAGCGACCGGGCTGGATGTAAAGACGTTCCCTTATATACAAACGAAAGGCATCTTTTGGGGAGTCACGGTCATTACGATTGCAGTACTTGTGCCGATCGCAACAGGTGAAATCGGTTTTAAGCAGCTTGGCGAAGCATTGAAATCATACTATGCCTGGATCGCTCTTGCTTCCGGCATTTTCGTCGCTATGATTGCTAAGAACGGACTTGAGCTCCTTGCAAATGACCCTCACATAACAGCCGCCCTCGTTTTCGGAACGATTCTTGCTGTGGCGCTGTTCCAGGGAGTTGCGGTAGGTCCTCTCATTGGGGCCGGAATAGCGTATATGGCGATGAAAATTGTAGAAATTTTCAGCTGA
- the ytvI gene encoding sporulation integral membrane protein YtvI, protein MTEYISTILRFLFVVIALTLTFIVLFMVSKVTYPFIIGLLIAMMINPLVQLMERRGKMPRALAVLVALILVIGLIAGLITLLVAEIINGSNYLAKVVPEHFERLVRYFEEFFTAQIIPLYNQLAIMFDKLDTNQKGTIVENIQNAGTNIASTVSGWLRAFLESIPDLFAWLPNAATVIVFSLLAAFFITKDWSRLNGLTRRLIPEKVHESSASVINDLKKALFGFIRAQLTLISITAVIVLIGLLILRVDYAITIALIIGLVDLLPYLGTGAIFVPWIIYAFISGQYTLTIGLSILYAVVVIQRQVMEPKVLSSSIGLDPLATLIALFAGFKVFGFLGLIIGPVLLVIIKTLHEANVFHDLWLFITAKNKELRE, encoded by the coding sequence TTGACCGAATACATATCTACGATCTTACGGTTTTTATTTGTTGTTATTGCACTTACTCTTACATTCATAGTGCTGTTCATGGTTTCGAAAGTGACATACCCATTCATCATCGGCCTTCTGATTGCTATGATGATCAATCCGCTCGTCCAGCTCATGGAGCGCAGGGGCAAGATGCCGCGTGCGCTTGCTGTCCTGGTGGCTTTGATACTCGTCATCGGCCTGATTGCAGGGCTGATCACACTTCTTGTCGCCGAAATCATTAACGGATCGAACTATCTGGCAAAGGTTGTGCCTGAACATTTTGAGCGGCTTGTCCGTTACTTCGAGGAATTTTTCACAGCTCAAATCATTCCTTTATACAACCAGCTGGCAATCATGTTCGACAAACTTGACACGAATCAGAAAGGCACAATTGTTGAAAACATCCAGAATGCCGGAACGAATATCGCATCTACTGTCAGCGGCTGGCTTCGGGCTTTCCTTGAAAGCATTCCTGACTTGTTCGCCTGGCTGCCGAATGCGGCAACCGTTATCGTTTTTTCCCTGCTTGCGGCATTTTTCATCACTAAAGACTGGAGTCGCTTGAACGGCCTAACACGCAGACTTATCCCTGAAAAAGTCCATGAGAGCTCCGCTTCCGTCATAAATGACTTAAAAAAAGCGCTTTTCGGTTTTATACGTGCACAACTTACACTCATTTCAATCACAGCGGTCATTGTACTTATAGGTCTGCTGATATTAAGGGTTGACTATGCGATCACGATCGCACTTATTATTGGCCTGGTTGACCTGCTTCCATACCTGGGAACTGGTGCAATCTTTGTCCCATGGATTATATATGCGTTCATTTCCGGCCAATATACGCTTACAATCGGCCTTTCCATTTTATACGCAGTGGTCGTCATACAACGCCAGGTGATGGAGCCCAAAGTCCTGTCCTCATCCATCGGCCTCGATCCCCTGGCAACCTTGATCGCACTGTTTGCCGGTTTCAAAGTCTTCGGTTTCCTTGGACTCATCATAGGACCCGTGCTGCTTGTCATTATCAAAACGCTGCATGAAGCAAATGTCTTCCATGACCTCTGGCTGTTTATCACGGCAAAAAACAAAGAACTAAGGGAGTAA
- a CDS encoding FxsA family protein, translating into MFRYILAFIIIVPALEIWLLVLAGNKIGPIPTVLLIILTGFLGAWLARRQGLETLQKAQLEMQSYQLPGDRILDGIMILVGGVVLLTPGFITDAIGFFLLFPQSRSLVKPFLIRWLRNMMNNGNITFYRRW; encoded by the coding sequence ATGTTCAGATATATACTCGCTTTTATCATAATCGTCCCTGCACTCGAAATATGGCTTCTTGTACTTGCAGGAAACAAAATCGGACCGATTCCAACCGTGCTTCTAATCATATTGACCGGTTTTCTCGGTGCATGGCTTGCCAGGCGCCAGGGCCTTGAAACGCTTCAGAAAGCCCAGCTGGAAATGCAGTCATACCAGCTGCCCGGCGACCGGATCCTGGATGGCATAATGATCCTTGTCGGGGGCGTTGTGCTTTTGACCCCCGGTTTCATTACAGATGCCATCGGTTTTTTCCTGCTTTTCCCGCAAAGCAGATCGCTCGTTAAGCCGTTTCTCATTAGGTGGCTGCGCAACATGATGAACAATGGCAACATCACCTTTTACCGAAGATGGTAG